Proteins from one Desulfonema limicola genomic window:
- a CDS encoding DUF4389 domain-containing protein, with translation MNKVKQMLLKIMEIAKRFVIARKNIAVRFINVLFFTIAWKIVSVCIFFLTLFQFIYLFFTTKHSEAIKTLSHKLTVYSYKIMRYITLNENTKPYPFGRMPEEIEPAEETDLSTPVPEKNESPKPEPVKAEPVQDDKPAAKPLDDKKSEDDNDTQEAIILDHKS, from the coding sequence ATGAACAAAGTTAAACAAATGCTGTTAAAAATTATGGAAATTGCCAAAAGATTCGTTATTGCCAGAAAGAATATTGCTGTCCGGTTTATCAATGTTTTATTTTTTACAATAGCCTGGAAAATAGTAAGTGTATGTATTTTTTTTCTGACATTGTTTCAGTTTATTTATTTGTTTTTCACTACAAAACACAGCGAAGCCATAAAAACCCTGTCCCATAAACTCACAGTTTACAGCTATAAAATAATGCGGTATATAACATTAAATGAAAATACCAAACCCTATCCTTTTGGGAGGATGCCTGAAGAAATTGAACCTGCTGAAGAAACGGATCTTTCCACACCTGTTCCTGAAAAAAATGAAAGCCCAAAACCTGAACCTGTTAAGGCAGAGCCTGTTCAAGATGATAAACCAGCAGCAAAACCTTTAGATGATAAAAAATCTGAAGATGACAATGATACCCAGGAAGCTATTATTTTGGATCATAAATCATAA
- a CDS encoding tellurite resistance TerB family protein — protein MVFTRIKKAKNKNFMEAVAAGSAMVAFADTMIRPEETSKLLDYARIEESLKVFNPAEIIETFEKYIENFHFDSRVGREKALKAIQKIERSSEEARLVVFVCCAIGSADGEFDNNQRLAVREICRVLGLNPEQFSLDLKAPKPENFPRPAKTATYTKQTTTDNIPEWMKNTSNILPKPGKHEKKTENMPEWMKNPPKIQKQKKSNKPDMPQWMKNPSEIIKQHQENKNIPGWMRKIK, from the coding sequence ATGGTTTTTACCAGGATAAAAAAAGCTAAAAACAAAAATTTTATGGAAGCTGTTGCAGCAGGAAGTGCAATGGTTGCTTTTGCAGACACCATGATTAGACCCGAGGAAACTTCAAAGCTTCTGGATTATGCAAGAATTGAAGAAAGCCTGAAGGTTTTTAATCCTGCTGAAATTATCGAAACCTTTGAAAAATATATTGAAAATTTTCACTTTGATTCCAGAGTGGGAAGGGAAAAAGCTCTTAAAGCCATACAGAAGATTGAAAGAAGCTCAGAAGAAGCCAGGCTGGTTGTATTTGTCTGCTGTGCCATAGGTTCGGCTGATGGTGAGTTTGATAATAATCAAAGACTGGCAGTAAGGGAAATATGCAGGGTTCTTGGATTAAATCCCGAGCAGTTCAGCCTTGATTTAAAAGCACCAAAACCTGAAAATTTTCCCAGGCCTGCAAAAACAGCGACATATACAAAGCAGACAACAACTGATAATATTCCCGAATGGATGAAAAATACATCTAATATTCTGCCAAAACCTGGCAAACATGAAAAAAAAACAGAAAATATGCCTGAATGGATGAAAAATCCACCAAAGATTCAAAAACAAAAAAAATCAAATAAACCAGACATGCCCCAGTGGATGAAAAATCCTTCTGAAATTATAAAGCAGCACCAGGAAAATAAAAACATACCTGGGTGGATGAGAAAAATAAAATAG
- the arcC gene encoding carbamate kinase, whose protein sequence is MKKNKKDILLVALGGNALIRKGQQGTVKEQFENLKLPIGQIANLSKKYRIIITHGNGPQVGDLLLQQECCNAAPRLPLEILVAQTQGQIGYMIESTLDSELMSLGINSHQRIVSLLSYVVVDENDPAFKDPTKPIGPVFTEEEAEKLPYPVKKTAKGYRRVVVSPRPVTIVVKREIKKLINMDFIVICCGGGGIPVIRDGRRFNGVDAVIDKDLASAVLAKEVGADIFIIASDVSGAALNYGTENQEFLRHLTITEAQKYLEQGHFPKGSMRPKIEAAIQVMEKKGKRAVICSIEDIEKAVSGNAGTEIIHN, encoded by the coding sequence ATGAAAAAAAACAAAAAAGATATCCTTCTTGTAGCCCTGGGAGGCAATGCCCTGATTCGCAAAGGCCAGCAGGGAACTGTGAAAGAGCAGTTTGAAAACCTGAAACTGCCCATAGGCCAGATTGCAAATCTTTCAAAAAAATACAGGATAATCATAACCCACGGCAACGGTCCCCAGGTTGGAGACCTCCTGCTTCAGCAGGAATGCTGCAATGCTGCCCCCAGGCTGCCCCTTGAGATTCTTGTGGCACAGACCCAGGGACAAATCGGCTATATGATAGAATCAACCCTTGACAGTGAGCTTATGTCTCTTGGCATAAATTCACATCAGCGCATTGTCAGCCTGTTGAGCTATGTGGTAGTAGATGAAAACGACCCGGCTTTTAAAGACCCGACAAAACCCATAGGCCCTGTTTTTACCGAAGAAGAAGCAGAAAAACTGCCCTACCCTGTTAAAAAAACTGCAAAAGGATACCGCCGTGTTGTGGTTTCTCCCCGGCCTGTTACCATAGTGGTTAAAAGAGAGATTAAAAAACTTATAAACATGGATTTTATTGTTATCTGCTGCGGGGGAGGCGGAATCCCGGTTATAAGAGACGGACGCAGGTTTAACGGTGTAGATGCTGTTATTGACAAAGACCTTGCCAGTGCAGTACTTGCAAAAGAGGTTGGAGCAGATATATTCATTATTGCATCGGATGTTTCAGGTGCAGCCCTTAACTATGGTACTGAAAACCAGGAATTTCTTAGGCACCTGACTATTACAGAAGCACAAAAATATCTTGAACAAGGGCATTTTCCTAAAGGATCTATGAGACCAAAGATCGAAGCTGCTATTCAAGTTATGGAAAAAAAAGGAAAAAGGGCCGTAATATGCTCAATTGAAGATATAGAAAAAGCAGTTTCAGGAAATGCAGGCACTGAAATTATTCATAATTAA
- a CDS encoding SUMF1/EgtB/PvdO family nonheme iron enzyme has protein sequence MSAFIQNFLPAFAANIAASMIQVSSSHIQKMLGEPGVEKAVKQCVANGITALISTSEDLTPENEHILKDCFEDYFYRKTVARELSKILRGKGKEPDIEELLFIFENEAGYDPDSLPGLDFTKGMEAFIAAFMTSAVMDTELNRIIHAEQLIKQTNIQQELLDIMRGLAEFLRNYQEVVGIKAGRIEARNVVNGTQIIYEMLPPPALPVLDRTEEQHYLNTLMKKCEELQLAAVDESCTAEDTVSISDVFTSLNLTKDRFPGQSVKDVLINIKEMEQDRKSSEEPVPIQSVEAAGVMSRLVILGKPGSGKSTLVNYIVSILAQKILSDGKNPIDLPGFSDHETPLPVRIILRRFAAWIQSGTKKGNAGLVWKYIKHMLDEWGCSSFYDDLSRIIKDKGGIVFFDGLDEVMEKDEDEKRSVITESIKEFSRPLDKCRVIITCREYAYKNTDAWHLPENTFPVSELALFNMEQIKEFIKTWYKVIGPQRGWNQAKQEAEADNLHYAINDRPHLKDIAKYPLLLTLMAQVHGRKGTLPKDRADLYEQSVNLLLEHWDNKIIRDTDGTCRRESGVILRLADIRGDTLRSVLEKLAFTAHEQQEKKEDRERNRCADISKSKLRDAFEEEKEIGDKAKKVIEYIEERAGLLTYQGGENKIYTFPHRTFQEYMAASHIIKQSTVYKMLCDRVKRDLDWWQEVFLMAAGCLKTAPLNVSNMIEKILPRETKDSSITPEHSRYARFAALALAETDFTACLENEKKDNEDGQFLRTLKRVQRLLVKSLEANETLSPIERVESGRSLGIIGDPRKEIMTLKHMKFCLVPAGDFYMADDLNHCLKYYDYWISKHPVTNAQYEAFVKAGGYSEKHYWKEAEKERYWRDGKFRGYNDKKIRNSPYNYKSPFNLSNHPVVGISWYEALAFTRWITNSWQNNGIIDKNRLIRLPSEAEWEKASRGGLKIPEKKKIIRACDKLWESRVKTKPNPYPERDYPWNDEIDVNKANYDETDIYTTSAAGCFSLGASPYGCMDMSGNIWEWTRSLYKPYPYKPDKERENEAAGRDTLRAARGGAFFEYYGRVWCGIREWEYPDRQLCIKGFRVICASKLKSKKN, from the coding sequence ATGTCAGCATTTATTCAAAATTTCCTGCCTGCTTTTGCTGCCAATATTGCGGCCTCGATGATTCAGGTTTCAAGCTCCCATATTCAGAAGATGCTTGGCGAACCAGGAGTTGAGAAGGCTGTTAAACAATGCGTGGCAAACGGCATAACAGCACTTATAAGCACGTCTGAGGATCTGACACCTGAAAATGAGCATATTCTGAAAGACTGCTTTGAAGACTATTTTTATCGCAAGACTGTTGCCCGTGAATTGTCCAAGATTCTTAGGGGAAAGGGAAAAGAGCCTGATATTGAGGAACTGCTTTTTATATTTGAAAATGAAGCCGGGTATGATCCTGACAGTCTGCCCGGGCTTGATTTTACAAAGGGAATGGAGGCTTTTATTGCTGCATTTATGACATCAGCAGTTATGGATACGGAACTTAACCGGATTATCCATGCAGAGCAGCTTATAAAACAGACAAATATCCAGCAGGAACTTCTTGATATAATGCGGGGGCTTGCCGAGTTTCTCCGTAACTATCAGGAGGTTGTGGGCATAAAAGCAGGCAGGATTGAGGCAAGAAATGTGGTAAACGGCACCCAGATCATTTATGAAATGCTTCCCCCGCCTGCTTTGCCAGTACTGGACAGAACAGAGGAACAGCACTATCTCAACACCCTGATGAAAAAATGCGAGGAACTGCAGCTTGCAGCAGTTGATGAGTCATGCACCGCTGAGGATACTGTCAGCATATCTGATGTTTTTACTTCTTTGAATCTGACAAAAGATAGGTTTCCAGGCCAGAGTGTTAAGGATGTTCTGATTAATATTAAGGAAATGGAGCAGGATCGCAAATCTTCTGAAGAACCTGTTCCAATCCAGTCTGTTGAGGCTGCGGGGGTTATGTCCAGGCTGGTGATCCTGGGAAAACCTGGAAGCGGTAAAAGCACTCTTGTCAATTATATTGTTTCCATACTGGCTCAAAAAATCCTGTCTGATGGGAAAAATCCAATTGATCTGCCAGGTTTTTCAGATCATGAAACTCCCCTGCCGGTCAGGATCATTCTGCGCCGCTTTGCAGCCTGGATTCAGTCAGGCACAAAAAAAGGAAATGCAGGGCTTGTCTGGAAGTATATAAAGCACATGCTGGATGAATGGGGATGCAGTTCTTTTTATGATGATCTCAGCAGGATTATTAAAGACAAAGGCGGCATTGTCTTTTTTGACGGGCTTGATGAGGTAATGGAAAAAGATGAGGATGAAAAACGGTCTGTTATAACAGAGTCAATCAAGGAATTTTCACGCCCCCTTGATAAATGCCGGGTTATTATTACCTGCCGGGAATATGCTTATAAAAATACTGATGCCTGGCATCTTCCTGAAAATACGTTCCCTGTTTCAGAGCTTGCTTTGTTTAATATGGAACAGATAAAAGAATTTATCAAAACCTGGTACAAGGTAATCGGTCCCCAAAGGGGATGGAACCAGGCAAAGCAGGAGGCTGAGGCTGATAACCTGCATTATGCCATTAACGACCGCCCCCATCTCAAGGACATTGCCAAATATCCCCTGCTCCTGACTCTTATGGCACAGGTTCACGGAAGGAAAGGTACTCTGCCTAAAGACAGGGCTGATTTATATGAACAGTCAGTCAATCTGCTTCTTGAACACTGGGATAACAAGATTATAAGAGATACTGACGGCACATGCAGGAGGGAAAGCGGGGTGATCCTCCGGCTGGCTGACATACGCGGGGATACCCTTCGATCTGTGCTGGAAAAGCTGGCTTTTACAGCACATGAGCAGCAGGAAAAAAAGGAAGACAGGGAAAGAAATCGCTGCGCTGATATTTCCAAGTCTAAGCTGCGGGATGCATTTGAAGAGGAAAAAGAGATTGGAGATAAAGCCAAAAAAGTTATTGAATACATTGAAGAAAGAGCCGGGCTGCTCACATACCAGGGCGGTGAAAATAAAATCTATACCTTTCCCCACCGTACCTTCCAGGAATATATGGCTGCTTCCCATATAATAAAACAAAGTACAGTTTATAAAATGCTGTGTGATAGGGTAAAAAGAGACCTGGACTGGTGGCAGGAGGTTTTTCTTATGGCTGCGGGATGCTTAAAAACCGCTCCTCTCAATGTGTCCAATATGATTGAAAAAATTCTGCCCCGAGAAACCAAAGACAGCAGCATTACTCCTGAACATTCCAGGTACGCCCGGTTCGCGGCACTGGCACTGGCAGAAACGGATTTTACTGCCTGCCTGGAAAATGAGAAAAAAGATAATGAAGACGGACAGTTTTTAAGGACTTTAAAAAGGGTACAGCGTTTGCTGGTTAAATCCCTGGAAGCAAATGAGACTTTAAGCCCCATAGAAAGGGTTGAATCCGGCAGGTCTCTTGGAATTATTGGCGATCCCCGAAAGGAAATCATGACCTTGAAGCATATGAAATTCTGCCTTGTTCCTGCTGGTGATTTTTACATGGCAGATGATTTGAACCACTGCCTGAAATATTATGATTACTGGATTTCCAAGCATCCTGTAACCAATGCACAGTATGAAGCGTTTGTAAAAGCTGGCGGATATTCAGAAAAGCATTACTGGAAAGAAGCGGAAAAGGAAAGATACTGGAGAGATGGAAAATTCAGGGGATATAATGACAAAAAAATAAGAAACAGTCCGTATAATTACAAATCACCTTTTAACTTATCAAATCATCCTGTTGTGGGAATAAGCTGGTATGAAGCCCTTGCTTTTACACGCTGGATTACTAATTCCTGGCAAAATAATGGAATTATTGATAAAAACAGGCTTATCCGCCTGCCTTCGGAAGCTGAATGGGAAAAAGCATCCAGGGGAGGGCTTAAAATACCTGAAAAGAAAAAAATAATCCGTGCATGTGATAAATTATGGGAATCCAGAGTTAAAACAAAACCCAATCCATATCCAGAAAGGGATTATCCCTGGAATGACGAAATTGATGTAAATAAGGCAAACTACGATGAAACCGATATTTATACAACCAGTGCCGCAGGATGTTTTTCTTTGGGTGCAAGTCCTTACGGGTGTATGGATATGTCAGGCAATATTTGGGAATGGACAAGGAGTTTATATAAGCCATATCCTTATAAACCGGATAAAGAGCGTGAAAACGAAGCAGCCGGTAGAGATACATTGCGAGCTGCGCGGGGGGGAGCTTTCTTTGAATACTATGGCAGGGTATGGTGTGGTATTCGCGAATGGGAATACCCTGACAGACAACTCTGTATCAAGGGGTTTCGAGTGATTTGCGCTTCCAAACTGAAATCTAAAAAAAACTGA
- a CDS encoding ATP-binding protein, with protein MKNLQTLPIGKSSFERIRENNDLYVDKTKHIYQMASQGEYYFISRPRRFGKSLTVSTLRCLFQGRKELFEGLHISGTDWEWKKHPVILLDFNEISHDTTENLKLSLKETLFNIASQEGIELKNSLLKGQFKELICLLYKKTKMPVVILIDEYDKPLIDHLGKGKEHMDTARENRDVLKTFFGVMKGGDVSSVLRLVFITGVSRFSRVSIFSELNNLDDITMNRHYSEMLGYTQEELETCFSDHINRFAQEQTQSSEKIIEQLKNYYNGYRFSERDARVYNPFSVLKALNERAFKNFWFETGTPTFLVNLLHENNWYLPKIEDMRATEAVFSVYDIDRLQIQALLFQTGYVTIRDVKDRLYFFDYPNQEVKTAFLEILFHSYTQWAGNNSRFVLLAGYLDKEDINSFIETMTAIYASIPYTLETKRDEAYFHTIFYLMVCASGVNAHSEVLTSKGRIDLLVEFADKLYIIEFKCNQSADAGIKQIKDRGYDKKYMNTGKKIILMGINFDTEKRNISEWKCV; from the coding sequence ATGAAAAACCTTCAAACCCTGCCCATAGGCAAATCATCATTTGAAAGAATACGTGAAAACAACGACCTGTATGTAGATAAAACCAAACATATCTATCAAATGGCATCACAAGGGGAATATTATTTCATATCCAGACCCCGAAGATTCGGCAAATCACTTACAGTATCTACCCTGCGCTGCCTGTTCCAGGGAAGAAAGGAACTTTTTGAAGGGCTGCATATTTCAGGAACTGACTGGGAATGGAAAAAACATCCTGTAATCCTTCTGGATTTTAATGAAATCAGCCATGACACAACTGAAAACCTGAAATTGAGTTTAAAAGAAACCCTTTTTAACATTGCATCACAGGAAGGCATTGAATTAAAAAACTCTTTGTTAAAAGGGCAGTTTAAGGAACTGATCTGCCTGCTTTACAAAAAAACAAAAATGCCTGTTGTCATTTTAATTGATGAATATGACAAGCCCCTTATTGATCATCTTGGAAAAGGGAAAGAACATATGGACACAGCACGGGAAAACCGTGATGTTTTAAAAACCTTTTTCGGTGTAATGAAAGGAGGAGACGTTTCTTCAGTGCTGAGACTTGTATTTATTACAGGCGTTTCCAGGTTCAGCAGGGTTTCAATCTTTTCAGAACTCAATAACCTTGATGATATTACCATGAACAGGCATTATTCTGAAATGCTTGGATATACTCAGGAAGAGCTTGAAACCTGTTTTTCAGACCATATAAATCGTTTTGCACAGGAACAGACACAAAGCAGTGAAAAAATAATTGAGCAGTTAAAAAATTATTACAACGGGTACCGTTTTTCTGAAAGAGATGCCCGTGTTTATAATCCTTTTTCAGTGCTGAAAGCATTAAATGAAAGGGCATTTAAAAATTTCTGGTTTGAAACCGGAACCCCGACCTTTCTTGTAAATCTCTTACATGAAAACAACTGGTACCTGCCCAAAATCGAAGATATGCGGGCAACAGAGGCAGTTTTCAGTGTTTATGATATTGACCGGCTTCAAATCCAGGCTCTTTTGTTCCAGACCGGATATGTAACAATTAGGGATGTAAAAGACCGGCTTTATTTTTTTGATTATCCCAACCAGGAGGTCAAGACAGCTTTTCTTGAAATCCTGTTTCATTCATATACCCAGTGGGCTGGAAATAATTCCAGGTTTGTCCTGCTTGCAGGTTATCTTGACAAAGAGGATATAAACTCCTTTATTGAAACCATGACCGCCATCTATGCATCAATCCCCTACACCCTTGAAACCAAAAGAGATGAAGCATATTTTCACACAATCTTTTATCTTATGGTCTGCGCATCCGGTGTCAATGCACACAGCGAGGTTTTGACAAGTAAAGGAAGAATTGATCTGCTTGTTGAATTTGCAGACAAGCTTTATATTATTGAATTTAAATGCAATCAAAGTGCAGATGCAGGCATTAAGCAGATAAAAGACAGGGGATATGATAAAAAATATATGAACACAGGAAAAAAGATAATACTTATGGGCATTAATTTTGACACTGAAAAACGCAATATTTCAGAATGGAAATGTGTGTAA
- a CDS encoding ATP-binding protein has translation MEKLQTLPIGDSSFDSIRSNNCLYVDKTRHIFNLADQGKYYFIARPRRFGKSLMVSTLRCMFKGRKELFEGLHVSKTGWEWKKHPVILLDFNSISHDTTENLKLSLKETLLVMAEQEGIELKSSLLKGQFKELICRLYKKTKMPVVILIDEYDKPLIDYLGKGKEHLDIAKENRDILKTFFGVMKEGDVASVLRFVFITGVSRFSRVSIFSELNNLDDITMNRHYSEMLGYTQEELETCFSDHINRFAQEQTQSSEKIIEQLKNYYNGYRFSERDVRVYTPFSVLKALNERAFKNFWFETGTPTFLVNLLKEKQWHVPEIEGMQATEAVFSTYDLDNLKPEALMFQTGYTTIQNVMDRLYEFGYPNQEVKTAFLENLFHSYTQGFRNSSQFVLLAGCLQKEDINSFIETMTAIYASIPYTLETKRDEAYFHTIFYLMVCASGVNAHSEVLTSKGRIDLLVEFSDKLYIIEFKCNQSADAAIKQIKDRGYDKKYMNTGKKIMLMGINFDTEKRNISEWKCV, from the coding sequence ATGGAAAAACTTCAAACCCTGCCCATAGGTGATTCATCCTTTGACAGCATACGCAGCAATAACTGCCTGTATGTGGATAAAACCAGGCATATTTTCAACCTTGCAGATCAAGGCAAGTATTATTTCATAGCAAGACCCCGGAGATTCGGCAAATCTCTTATGGTATCCACCCTGCGCTGCATGTTCAAGGGAAGAAAGGAACTTTTTGAAGGGCTGCATGTTTCAAAAACTGGCTGGGAATGGAAAAAACATCCTGTAATCCTGCTGGATTTTAACAGCATCAGCCATGACACAACTGAAAACCTGAAACTGAGTTTAAAAGAAACCCTTTTAGTTATGGCGGAACAGGAAGGCATTGAATTAAAAAGCTCTCTTTTAAAAGGGCAGTTTAAGGAACTGATCTGCCGGCTTTACAAAAAAACAAAAATGCCTGTGGTTATTTTAATTGACGAATACGACAAGCCCCTGATTGATTATCTTGGAAAAGGGAAAGAACACCTTGATATTGCAAAAGAAAACCGGGATATTTTAAAAACCTTTTTTGGTGTAATGAAAGAAGGTGATGTTGCTTCTGTGCTGAGGTTTGTATTTATAACAGGCGTTTCCAGGTTCAGCAGGGTTTCAATCTTTTCAGAACTCAATAACCTTGATGATATTACCATGAACAGGCATTATTCTGAAATGCTTGGATATACTCAGGAAGAGCTTGAAACCTGTTTTTCAGACCATATAAATCGTTTTGCACAGGAACAGACACAAAGCAGTGAAAAAATAATTGAGCAGTTAAAAAATTATTACAACGGGTACCGTTTTTCTGAAAGAGATGTCCGGGTCTATACTCCTTTTTCAGTGCTGAAAGCATTAAATGAAAGGGCATTTAAAAACTTCTGGTTTGAAACCGGAACCCCGACCTTTCTTGTAAATCTTTTAAAAGAAAAACAATGGCATGTTCCTGAAATTGAAGGAATGCAGGCAACCGAAGCTGTATTCAGCACCTATGATCTTGATAACCTGAAACCAGAAGCTTTGATGTTTCAAACAGGCTATACCACAATTCAAAATGTCATGGACAGGCTTTATGAGTTCGGATATCCCAACCAGGAAGTAAAAACCGCTTTTCTTGAAAACCTGTTTCATTCATACACTCAGGGTTTTAGAAACAGTTCACAGTTTGTCCTGCTTGCAGGCTGCCTGCAAAAAGAAGATATAAACTCCTTTATTGAAACCATGACCGCCATCTATGCATCAATCCCCTACACCCTTGAAACCAAAAGAGATGAAGCATATTTTCACACGATTTTCTATCTTATGGTCTGCGCATCCGGTGTAAATGCACACAGCGAGGTTTTGACAAGTAAAGGTAGAATTGATCTGCTTGTTGAATTTTCAGACAAGCTTTATATTATTGAATTCAAATGCAATCAAAGTGCAGATGCAGCCATTAAGCAGATAAAAGACAGGGGCTATGATAAAAAATATATGAACACAGGGAAAAAGATAATGCTTATGGGCATTAATTTTGACACTGAAAAACGCAATATTTCAGAATGGAAATGTGTGTAA
- a CDS encoding DUF2887 domain-containing protein: MKTDELFYELFKFAPQSLFELLCIDIEGTYDFESISLKKT, from the coding sequence ATGAAAACAGATGAATTATTTTATGAATTATTCAAGTTTGCACCTCAAAGCCTGTTTGAGCTTCTTTGCATAGACATTGAGGGAACCTATGATTTTGAAAGCATCAGCCTTAAAAAAACATAA
- a CDS encoding lactate utilization protein translates to MGKDTEYKIWLNEKIGIQCVKNLKKHGFDAFFAPDKKTALSHILDMVSGYNSFGFGGSSTTRDLGLTEELKKQGKVIYDHWEKDTGLTDIEIRLKQGRCDCFFCSANAISATGEIVNVDGVGNRNNAMTFGCPKVVIAAGINKVTQSLDSALARIREIAGPMRAKSLNMETPCAETGICTDCNSPQRICRITTILHRKPMMTDISVVLINENMGF, encoded by the coding sequence ATGGGTAAAGATACTGAATATAAAATATGGCTTAATGAAAAAATCGGGATCCAGTGTGTGAAAAATTTAAAAAAACACGGGTTTGATGCTTTTTTTGCACCTGATAAAAAAACAGCGCTTTCTCATATTCTGGACATGGTATCAGGATATAACAGCTTTGGTTTTGGAGGTTCTTCAACTACACGAGACCTGGGATTGACTGAAGAATTGAAAAAACAAGGAAAAGTGATTTACGATCACTGGGAAAAAGATACAGGATTAACAGATATTGAAATCCGCCTTAAACAGGGGCGCTGTGACTGTTTTTTTTGCAGTGCTAATGCAATTTCTGCAACAGGGGAAATAGTTAATGTTGATGGTGTTGGCAATAGAAACAATGCCATGACCTTTGGCTGTCCAAAGGTTGTTATTGCTGCTGGCATAAACAAGGTAACACAGAGCCTTGATTCTGCTCTGGCAAGGATACGGGAAATTGCAGGACCCATGAGGGCAAAAAGCCTTAATATGGAAACCCCTTGTGCTGAAACCGGTATATGTACAGACTGCAATTCTCCGCAGAGAATATGCCGCATTACAACCATATTGCACAGAAAACCAATGATGACAGACATCTCTGTTGTATTGATTAATGAAAACATGGGATTTTAG